The proteins below are encoded in one region of Pontibacter deserti:
- the pssA gene encoding CDP-diacylglycerol--serine O-phosphatidyltransferase gives MKKHIPNFITCLNLFSGCVALYFIFQNELVYASYLVGLAAVFDFLDGMVARVLGAYSEIGKQLDSLADVISFGVVPGAMMFMMLKRAEGDLFLPETILPFAGFIITVFSALRLAKFNIDTRQTTSFIGLPTPACAIFVASLPLILASGELMHFAIILNKLVLLATTLILSFLLVAELPLFALKFTNLSWADNSVRFIFVGLSVILLALLNFAAIPLIIVLYIVLSIFKKQTA, from the coding sequence ATGAAGAAACACATTCCTAACTTTATAACCTGCCTTAACCTGTTTTCGGGTTGCGTGGCGCTATACTTTATTTTCCAGAACGAGCTGGTGTACGCTTCTTACCTGGTTGGTCTGGCTGCTGTTTTCGACTTTCTGGATGGCATGGTGGCCCGAGTATTGGGTGCCTACTCTGAAATTGGCAAGCAACTGGATTCGCTGGCCGATGTAATCTCGTTTGGAGTAGTGCCCGGTGCCATGATGTTTATGATGTTGAAGCGTGCTGAGGGCGATCTTTTTCTACCGGAAACTATACTTCCGTTTGCTGGCTTTATCATCACCGTTTTCTCAGCATTGCGTTTAGCTAAGTTTAATATTGATACTCGCCAGACTACTTCATTTATAGGATTGCCAACGCCGGCCTGCGCCATTTTTGTGGCATCATTACCACTTATACTTGCCAGCGGCGAGCTTATGCATTTTGCCATTATCCTGAACAAACTGGTACTACTGGCAACTACACTTATACTTTCATTTTTACTGGTGGCTGAGTTACCTTTGTTTGCACTTAAGTTCACAAATCTTAGCTGGGCCGATAATTCTGTAAGGTTTATTTTCGTGGGGCTTTCGGTTATTTTACTGGCTCTTCTTAACTTCGCAGCTATACCACTTATCATAGTGTTATACATAGTGTTATCCATTTTCAAAAAACAAACCGCGTAA
- the purS gene encoding phosphoribosylformylglycinamidine synthase subunit PurS: MKFVAEINVMPRPELLDPQGKAVLLGLEHLGLDQVGDVRVGKHITLNLEAENETIAREKVEKACSKLLANLIMESYEYDLKQV, from the coding sequence ATGAAATTCGTTGCCGAAATAAATGTAATGCCACGCCCTGAGTTGTTAGACCCGCAAGGTAAAGCTGTGCTGCTTGGCCTGGAGCACCTTGGTCTGGACCAGGTAGGAGATGTACGAGTTGGAAAGCATATTACCCTGAACCTGGAAGCTGAAAATGAAACCATAGCCCGTGAGAAAGTGGAGAAAGCCTGCAGCAAGCTACTGGCTAACCTGATCATGGAGTCGTACGAATACGACTTAAAGCAAGTATAA
- a CDS encoding MBL fold metallo-hydrolase — MKITRFTFNPFAENTYLLHDDTNECIVIDPGCSDKRENEKLQQYITDNNLKVVRLLNTHCHIDHVLGNKFVADTYSVGLEIHEKDLETLRAIPVYAPVYGITGYEEQLPAFYLQDGEQVKFGNTTLDIIFAPGHAPGHVVFYNKEDKTLIAGDVLFQESIGRTDLPGGDYDTLISSIKTKLFTLPDEVTVYPGHGPETTIGHEKKYNPFLH, encoded by the coding sequence ATGAAAATAACACGCTTTACGTTTAACCCCTTTGCCGAGAACACTTACCTGCTGCACGACGACACGAACGAGTGTATAGTAATAGACCCGGGCTGCTCTGATAAAAGGGAAAATGAAAAACTGCAGCAGTACATTACCGATAATAACCTGAAAGTGGTACGCCTGCTTAACACGCACTGCCACATAGACCATGTGCTGGGCAATAAGTTTGTAGCCGATACTTATAGCGTAGGGCTGGAGATACACGAAAAAGACCTGGAAACATTGCGTGCCATACCTGTTTACGCACCAGTTTATGGCATTACTGGCTACGAAGAGCAACTGCCAGCCTTTTACCTGCAGGATGGTGAGCAGGTTAAATTTGGGAACACTACACTGGATATCATTTTTGCACCAGGCCATGCCCCGGGCCATGTGGTGTTCTATAACAAAGAAGACAAAACGTTGATAGCTGGTGATGTGCTGTTTCAGGAAAGTATAGGCCGAACCGATTTACCTGGCGGAGATTATGATACCCTGATTTCAAGTATAAAAACCAAACTTTTTACCTTGCCGGATGAGGTTACTGTTTACCCAGGCCATGGGCCAGAAACAACCATCGGGCATGAGAAAAAATACAACCCATTTTTGCATTAA